CTCTCGTTGGGTCTGGAAGGTCTATGACACACTCTTCTGCCAGGTTAGAGTTCACTGCTACATGGGGCAGTCACGGCTGGCCTTGGCATAAATACTGCCCAGTGTAAGATATTATAGTCTACTATAGGCAGATAATAGTCTGTGTGAGGATGCTTAATAATTCGCATTGGGTAATTTCTGTATGGGTTGCAGCTATAGGCAGGAGAATGCAGGTAAGGAGACCTGGCAGCCATGGTAGTGCCAAGGCAAGCCCACAACCTTTGCAGTACTGGGGTTCTGAGTTTGATTCTGACCATCATCCTTGTCTCCTGGGGTCTCCAATTTCCCCCCACACCCCAAAAGCTTAAAGGCAgataaaaggggtggttcacctatagTTTAACTTTTGTGGACAATTCTATTctcaacttttcaaatggtcttcattatttatttcttatagttttttaattatttgccttctccttcaaACTCTTTgaagctttcaaaagggggtcactgaccccagaagccaaaaaaaagtATTACTAtgtgaagctacagtttcattgttattgttacattttcgagcttatttttctattcagatcttctcctattcatatttcagtttctcattctaagcactccctggttgccaaggtaatttggaccctagcaaccagataactgttgaaaCTCTGAACTGGatgttgctgaacaaaaattgaaataattaagaaaaataataaaaaatgaagaccaattgcaaattgtctcagaatattactgtccacatcatactaaaagttagctcaaaggtaaacaacacctTTAAGTGGCTCCTGATGATTCTAAACCTTCTGTGTTTTGGGAACATTGTAAGCTCAATAGGGACACGGACTGATTTACAACATGTAAAATGTTGAACCTGATGAACCTATGTCTTCTTCAAACCTCAATTATAATGTTACTATGATAAGTAGAAAGGAAATAAAACTGCATTTCTCAGTTAAAGGTGAGTTGGAAAGTGAAGAGCAATATAAAGTAGTGCTAATATCCTTTTATAGGTTGTTATAGCTGGAAGGTTAGGGTGTTACCAAGATGATGTCAGGTTTACCTTCTGGACTGTATTGGGTGACTGCCAGCTAGGTGATTATAATTAAATAAGATCTTATTGACAAGGCCTGCCCCAATATATGAAATGACGATAAGTAGGACAGGGGGGTGACCCTCGGGTGCCAGTGGGAAGGGAGGCACCTGAATGGTGATTGGCGCATACACAGTACATCACTTCCTTCTACACATGCACTGATTGAGGGTGTGGGCATGGAGGTCCCAGCTGATCACATCCTACAAGTCGGAGGTAGTTGCATGGGTCTAAAAATAATGCAACTGATATAAAATTCTGATGTGAAAACCAGATGTAAAACATTTGCCAGCTTTCAAGCCTTTCAGAAGGGAATGCTGCAATTACATGAGACAAAATAAAGTCTGATGGCGTCTCAAAGATTCTCTTCTCTCATTGTAATACATTGACCATTGGATGTAGGTGCATGAACAAAACCCACCATCTGATCCAAGGATCAGATTTTGCCAAATCCCACAAAATCCTGTGCTGCTGCATGACAAAATATTTTGGGTCAGGTAAAATCTGTAtgttgtaagctccttggggcagggactTTATCCCAACTGTGTACTTAAGCATTGATTTATCTATTGTTACTGTAtaactaaagctgcccatacacgttcagaatttagtcttcttccgaACAACATTCAGATATcaatcgtatgtttaaatgcaacaatcgaAAACTAACATTAGGACTGAAATTGTAGTATAATATCAAATCGGAGGATCttgtgaacatgaaatagttgtcacacaccaatcatacgaaagtgacttcctgaaaGTGCATTGTAGGCCCctcaaggatatcgtcagatacacaatacttgCGCAGATATTATCGTTATTCAACCAAATTTTCTATCCTGTCTGATCGACTAAATGActgatcaccatggtacgaaaattgtaTAGATACAATTCCTATATTCAGTCCTGTGTCTCTTCAGAAATCCCACAACATTAGCCTTCCCTTATGGGCCACTGCAGATGTCATGAAGACCCTGGAAGAGATCTCTGCCTTTGATGTGAAGAGCCACGTGGAGATGCACAAGACCAATGAAAAGGCCCGTCTGACAGGAGGTGAGCTCATCATGCCTAACGTGCCCATGGTATTTATGCCTGGACACATAACAGGGACACCCTTTTGGGCAAAGCTCTTTCCAAGAAGGAGTTTAAGCCAAGGATGGGAGAATTTGGAAAGACGATAGGCGAGACGGAAGATCATGACAATAACCTATGTTAAACAAGAACAGGAAAGCATGAGCAAGTTCTATAGGTGCTGATAGAGAAGGATTCATTATCTGAGTTTGTTCGGCCACCTTGACTTTTGTTGATGAAAAATACTGTTCCTGGCCCTATTATGGCATAATTCATATAGTAAGTGCTGGCAGGTCTTGCATGTACATGAGAATGTTACAAAGTGCATTACATATGTagtttacatgccccagatgctGTTAATTTGTATTGCTTATTGTTAACCCCCTCAAAAAATGACTTCCATAACCTCAgcggttcccaaactgtgggctaGAAAACTGACAGGGATTGCTCAGCCTGAATGCCTGTTAGAGGGACCCTCGGGGACAATACctatttgctgttctagatacaCACGTAATCCCAGTTTAGTGTGAAAATTGGGGGTAAAACTTATTTACTAccttagatattcttggaaatGTGGCTGAATGACTGAAACACCAATTTTGTCCTATATATGTaacccagtggtccccaaccagtggctctggggcaacatgttgctccccaaccccttggatgttgctctcagtgcccccaaaccaggtagttatttttgaaatcctgacttgggggcaagttttggttgaataaaaacaagatttcctaccaaataaagccccctgtaagctgatagtgtgcatagaggctgcctaatagccaatcacagcccttatttggctcctccatgaacttgtatggtgcttgtgttgctctccaagtcttcttacatttgactgtggctcacgagtaagaaaggttggggacccctcctGTAAACCTATTGTGCTCTAAGGGGGTTTTGAACTGGAAAAAATAGCCTGACAGCTGCTTTTCTCCATAATCAAAACAAATCATTACattgtgcaataccttttgttaGGCCAAAGGCAAATTCCTTGTCTTACCCCAAAATTGTCCCCCTCTTCCCTGAATCCCTTAGACTGATATTTAACCTGCAGAACATGTGCTTCCATAGGAATCTTGGTGGATGCTCTGCTGAGGAACTTCTCGGATGTGGTGCACAAGTCTTTGCCTCTAAAAATGCTCATGTACTCAGCGGTGAGTCTGTAAATGCCCCTCACTCAAACGCCGTCAGTATATTACACTTGCATAAGGTTTAGCTTTTTAGTAAGATTGCCATTTAATGTCTAGCTATAAGGGGTTGTTGACCTTGAAATTAACTAaagtagactgatattctgagacaatttgcaattggttctgccgctgccatcttgccctaggCTTTCAGGTATCTCCTGCATATAGTTCAGACTTAGAGCATACTGAAAACCTTAGTAAGGTAGGTAGGGGAGTGTAGAACACATTGGCACTGATTTTCATATTGCTTTTAcatacttttataaatatttctctatgtaaatacatttgGTGCATATTTTGATAGTCATCAGTCTCCCGTGTGGATATTTATTAATCATGAAACCTTTGTTCTGGTGAGAATCCAAGCCTTGCCAATATGATCTGCTGCTGCCATACACTGTATGCAAAGTAACCCAGGCATTGCATCATGGGATGAGTATGTATTAGAGTCACCCCACCGGTACAGGTTCCTTGCACCTTGCCCTACAGACAGGGAGTCAACCCAGGAGACAGGTGTCTgatctgtgtatttttttttttaccattgctTTGTAAATTTAAACTGAAGGTTTCATAATTAAGATGACATAACACATTTTATGTGCTTTATCTTTTTATTGCAACAAGCTATAAACAATGTCCTCTGTAGGACTTAATATTTACAGTTTCTTTCCTTTTGTCCATCCTAGCATGACAGCACCCTCATAGCATTACAGGGCGCCCTGAAAGTTTACAATGGTTTGCAGCCTCCTTATTCTTCCTGTCACATATTTGAATTTTACAAGGAAGTTGATGGGTAAGTGAAATGtaagggctgggggggggggggggggtatctaatgctttattaacattttcattaaaaaacaaaaaaattggggTGAACATGTTCCCGCCTATTAGAAGAGCAGGACATCCAACAGTAGGTGGCAGTGGTGAGCCAGCAGTTTAGCCTAAATATGATATCTTGACTGGCTTACTGCAATACCAaggtacagatggagcagaagaaTACATGTGCATAACCTGTAATCCATCTGTAGGAAATAACTTCCTACCTCAAAGCTACATTGTTTTGGCTGGATATTAAGCAATACTGTAATGTTGGTAAGAAGCTGTAGCCAGTAGGGGACATCATTTCAATTGAGTTTTGCCCTGCCTATGGTGGAGACTGGCAAGTGTTGCCCACCTTGCATTGCTAATGTCTGCCACAAGGAGAGTGTCCCTATGCTGCTCAAATGGATAGGTTCTACTCCTTACTTGTGATCAGATTATGTTGTGATCCAGATCAGATTTTAACTTGGAATACCTGTATTTTGCTCTTTGTGCCCTAGTACCCACAGTGTGAGAATGTTCTACCGAAATGAGTCCAGCAGGGAACCTTATGAACTgctgctgcctgggtgtgcctcCCCCTGCCCAGTCCTAAACTTCACTCAGCTAACGGCACCCATGATTCCGATGGACTGGAGAAAAGAGTGCACCTCAGGTAAAACAGTGAATCATTAGTGCAGCATAATTCAGTTATTTCTAAAGGATCATATCACAAGGGAAATTATTATCAGGGCCACCCTCATTAATACAAAATATATGCTATAGCACACCTATCTAACATACTGATACAACATGTTCTTCTAGCATCAAGTCTAATTCTGAGCAAAGGTCAGTGCTGGCACTGGCACTTCAGGGTGAAGTTACAATGTATGCCAAATACCCTAAGTTTACCATGAAGTTTTATTACCCCACAGCAAAACTGAATGCCATCATTTCACCTTCACCATAACACTGCTCACCCATCACACAGTAGGCTTTCACTTGTTGCCTTCCCCACCAACTGCTGCTCCAACAGCACAACACTCCCCATGTTACAGCAGTTCCCCTCCCCATGTTCCCCTTGCCCAGTCCCTTGTCTCTTCTGATTGGCCTTCTACCAGTACACACTCCAACCATTTAAACTTTGGTGGAGTTAAACCCACCCATGTCGTTCCTGCCCAATGGATTTTTAAACCCACCACATATTTGGCCAATCCTCAGCCAGGCCACTACATTATCACCATAcataagccaaaaaaaaaaaaagaaaaaacctacTGACTCAGGCTAGGGTGGACAGATCAGCAGTTaatactggcccatgtatggccaccttaagcagtatatatattatatatacacacgttttttgttttttttttaaacaaactccCTTTTCTGTGCATCTGCAGATGGACCATCAACGCAGTACAGAAATGGTTCTGAGAACAGCTCTGTTCTGGCTTTGTCCATCACTGTGGGAATCCTTGGACTGGCACTAACAATGATGCTATTCTGTCTCTGGAGAACACACAGACAGCCTGTGGGAAGATATGAGCCTTAAAAACAACTTTAGTCACCAACAAGAActtgctttattatttatagtttccaGAGGCTTTAAAAgaacactaacaccaaaaaaaaagttttaaaatagctaaaatataatttactgctgGCCCgctctggtaaaactggtgtgtttgcctcaaaaccctctaaagtttatataaataccctgctgtgtagccctgggggcagccattcctgcactggtacagctggggtgtttgcctcaaaaaccctactataatttatataaataagctgcggtgtagccatgggggcagccattcaagctggaaaaggggcacaggttacaaagcagacaACAGATAAGCTTTGTGGAATATAAtggtgctttatctgttatctgctatgtagcctgtgccttttctcctttgaatggctgcccccacggctacacagcaaggtatttatataaactatattagtctgCGGCAAACACACCAGTTCAGTATACtgaaattacttttatacactttcatatttagCATTACTGTTCTTTAAGTCCTATTTGGTTTCCTACGTCAAAATCAGAATCTAAAGCTAGAATCTGGGTAGGTCGTTTACTGCTGTCATGTTGAGAATGAAGAATTTAATTTCTCCTTCAAGACACATAGTTGGCCTGCAGCAGCCATGCAGACACTTTTTACAGTATAAGCTATTTATCAGAATGCTTTACTACCCCCAACATTCTTTATCAGCTTTGTGTGGTAGGGCTCTACCAAGGTAACCCTATGGCTAAAGTACGCCTCACTCATACAGGGGACTAGTTTCAATAGGGTATGTCACTTGTCCTAGGATTATTCACTTTTCCTGGTTAAAGATGGACAAGGGACCATTACAAACCTTGTACAATACAGCCAGGGAGACCACCAAATagctatttgtaaataaaaatagcaGAATCCATGCGTTGCCATTTGCATGGAAATAAAATTAGCTAGTGCAGTCATGGGGCTGACTAGGGCTTCCACAATGGCACTTTTATTCAAGAACTACAAATCCCCCTATTTAAAATTGCGATTGCCTAGTGTTTCTACATTATCTACTGTGCTGTATCATAAGTGCTGCATAACTGGCTAGAGATTTAGAATCTGTACGGTTATTACCAAAAATAAGCAATCCCTTTGTGCAGCCCTTGCCCAATGCTAAAAGAAGCGATGTATTGATTCAATTTTAACGTCGGCCCAAAACAGACAGCACTCAGTTCaacatttgtttctttttaataagCATTTGTTTTAACATATGATCTTTTCAACACACTGACTCCTCATACCGAACCTGCaaggaaaaaaattgtaattgggTTGTGACAATCAAAAACATCTGCTCTGATGTAAAGATGTATAATATATCACATGTAAGAGGTGTAGTTACACATTTTCCATGGCTAGATACTTCATATTTACACCATATAATACAGTCCTCATACTACAAGACCCTGGCCACACCCCCATTATTTCCACCCATGATCCACACAAACCTCACCCACTTCCCAAGTCTTGGTGCCCCCTGCCTGTAGTACCTCCCCCACCCCAATGTCAGCCATGATTAAACATAAGATTTGCATTAATGTAACATTACCATGATCTAAGTTAGGATTTATCCACAATAGTGATATCTACACATACGCATAATATTCCACCCCAGCAGAAGACCTGTCCCTCAGTCCCACTGCATGTCAAGTCACAGTGGGGCACAGTTGTCACTCAGATTTCAGAGCCCAGTGCTGACATCACAGGGACAGGACTGATCCCTTTTAGCAGCTTCAACACAGCAGAACCAAGCAACAACTTACCTAGGTATAAAGTGCACGTGAGAAAATGCCATCAGATTGTAAGTTGTCCCATTCTGAAATACAAGATTTTTATCCTTAGTTTTATACAAGGTACAATGCTTTAAAAACAGATTGGGAGAAACACAGTAGTAGAAGTAGAAAGACTGCCTTTAAATCCTGCATATAGTAATGCCAAAGTCTGGCCTAAATCCACTTCATCTATTTTACCCTAACatgataatatataaaaacaatgtttCACAGCCTGCTTTAGAAGTGTTTTAAGGCAACTTGCAGAAGGAAAGGGGTAATTAGGCAGGGGCTAAATAAAAACAGGACAATTTCTCATGTGTGCCACttaacaggggggggggggggaagagactgAAGGGCTGCAACTTAGCAGCCGAGCACAAGATATTTAATACAGATGTGTAGTGTTTCTGGCCCTCAGACCCTCTGCATGTCAGGACAGAGGGGCACATGTATCTGTCATATGATGTGATTCAGAGCCCAGTGCTAACATCATTGGAACAGAAGTCACTGCACATTGGCACAAGGTTGTGTACTGGACGGTACACATTTAACACACAAGTTGAGAATTACAAAAAGTTACCTGTGCCTAACCCATGTCAATTTGACTGCTGaagctaaaaataaatgtatatggtGTGTTTTTGCACTAATCTCCATCCCTAGTAACTCACCCGTTAACAGGGCAGCTTGACATGAAGGTCACTGCGCCTTAAAAAGAACAAATAGTTTAGTACAATAGGGCAAAGGGTCATTTCTAACAACATGCTCTGGATTGGTATAACAGTAGCTTCTCTAAGTAAAGGAGAAACAGAAGGGCAGGCCTACCCAGTAAGTAAGGACATCATTCCCTCAGTCTCTCTGCATGTCAAAGTCACAGAGAGGCACGTGTATCAGCAAATGAAGCTTCAGAGCCCAGTGCTCACATCACAGGGACGAGAACTATCACCTAGTAAACCAGCTGTGCCTCTAACCAGTCTGTGTCATACAATGCACACACAAGACAAGCCAACGCTAATTATATTAGACTACAGATAATAAAATGAGAACTTTATGACATAAGCTGCTTATTGATGTTGTAGGAGAAGCACTGACCTCAGGGACAGTAACCTCCCTTTGTACTCtgctgaaactaggggtaggcaaaagacaCAAGCACATACCTCTATGGTCAACCCCTGGTTTGGCTTCCTGTAACTAAAGCTGCCTCACTGCCTGGCGAAGCAATGCTACAGTTCTTTAAGTCACTGTTACAAAGCAATTCTGTTCCCTGGCCTTTTACTAGCCCCCTATGTAATATATTCAGTTTTCTTTCTACATACCTCCATCTCAATTTGTCCAAGAATGGTGTACTAAGAGATAGTGAGAGGGCTAGTGAGATACCTGCAAGAGAAAGAAAAGTCAACAGAATTCAATGCACAAGACTAGTGAAGGGGCAAATGAGAAATGCTAAACCTGCATCTTGACACCTTGAGTGTTTCACAATGACTCATCTGATTTCTCACATGGATCTACAAATTATTACCCCCCAGCCCAAAGTAGACCTGTCCCTCAGTCCCACTGCATGTCAAGTCACAGTGGGGCACAGTTGTCACTCAGATTTCAGAGCCCAGTGCTGACATCACAGGGACAGGGGTCTCGTCCACTTTAACATTATGTACAGTACAAATTGTATAAACAATGTACAACATAAAGCAGACATTAGTCTGAGTAGCCAGCTTGTAACCTGTACCGTAAATCACCAATGGAAGGTTTCAGTACACAGTTAACTGGTTGGAGTAACATTCTCTCTTCCTTTCCGTTCTCAAATAAATGTTTGGATGTGTGATTTATAAT
The sequence above is a segment of the Xenopus tropicalis strain Nigerian chromosome 7, UCB_Xtro_10.0, whole genome shotgun sequence genome. Coding sequences within it:
- the acp4 gene encoding testicular acid phosphatase homolog yields the protein MKRETEFLWLPLAFTNLYILTSLSQRMDNLTFVVVVFRHGDRAPIDTYPNDPYKEKIWPNGLQQLTQEGVRQQYELGRFLRRRYDHFLSSTYNRQEIYVRSTDYDRTLMSAQASLAGLYPPNGSQLWHPEIHWQPIPVHTVPVSQDRLLKFPSKDCPRYYELMRETIQQPEYQDKVNSWKDIMKRIANYTGYRAETTISRWVWKVYDTLFCQKSHNISLPLWATADVMKTLEEISAFDVKSHVEMHKTNEKARLTGGILVDALLRNFSDVVHKSLPLKMLMYSAHDSTLIALQGALKVYNGLQPPYSSCHIFEFYKEVDGTHSVRMFYRNESSREPYELLLPGCASPCPVLNFTQLTAPMIPMDWRKECTSDGPSTQYRNGSENSSVLALSITVGILGLALTMMLFCLWRTHRQPVGRYEP